One stretch of Chryseobacterium sp. LJ668 DNA includes these proteins:
- a CDS encoding DUF2797 domain-containing protein, whose amino-acid sequence MQFRGQILKMTSFNDQPIQYYLNLSGDLIHMNELLGKELNVRHTGFQCVHCGNDRPIYRMGFCKSCFFESPYASDTIIRPELSTAHLGIGERDLDVERQIQLQPHTVYLAYTGDVKVGVTRNTQIPTRWIDQGATFALPIARTENRYEAGMIEVALKEHLADKTNWRKMLQDDFEDDIDLADFQQKIKEYFPDDFQKFYSEGENMWKFDYPFSKPEKVTSFTLDKKPEFTGRLTGIKGQYLGFDGGNFMNVRGHEGYVIELDIKN is encoded by the coding sequence ATGCAGTTTCGAGGACAAATTTTAAAAATGACAAGCTTCAACGATCAGCCGATTCAATATTATCTTAATCTTTCGGGCGATTTAATTCACATGAATGAATTATTAGGAAAAGAACTGAATGTCAGACATACCGGTTTCCAATGTGTGCATTGTGGGAATGACAGGCCTATTTACCGAATGGGCTTTTGTAAAAGCTGCTTTTTTGAAAGTCCGTACGCAAGTGATACCATCATTCGGCCGGAGCTTTCTACTGCTCATCTGGGAATTGGGGAACGTGATCTTGACGTGGAGAGGCAAATCCAATTGCAGCCTCATACCGTATATTTAGCATATACCGGTGATGTAAAAGTGGGAGTGACCAGAAATACGCAGATTCCGACACGATGGATCGATCAGGGCGCGACATTTGCTCTACCGATTGCCAGAACTGAAAACCGATACGAAGCAGGAATGATCGAAGTCGCTTTGAAAGAACATCTTGCCGATAAAACCAACTGGAGAAAAATGCTGCAAGATGATTTCGAAGATGATATTGATTTGGCAGATTTTCAGCAAAAAATAAAAGAATATTTTCCTGATGATTTCCAAAAGTTTTATTCTGAAGGAGAAAATATGTGGAAGTTTGATTATCCTTTTTCAAAACCAGAAAAGGTAACTTCTTTTACTCTTGATAAAAAGCCTGAATTTACAGGAAGACTTACGGGAATTAAAGGACAGTATTTAGGCTTTGATGGTGGAAATTTTATGAATGTGAGAGGACATGAAGGATATGTGATTGAACTTGATATAAAGAATTAA
- a CDS encoding GDP-mannose 4,6-dehydratase, whose amino-acid sequence MTYLVTGGSGFIGSHLVEKLLENGHSVINIDNFDDFYDYKIKIKNSLHSIKKNTDFKFSDKQSDITNLISSSKSEYYTLYHTDIRDKKNLEEIFANHKIDLVIHLAALAGVRPSIERPLEYEEVNIRGTINLWELCNQFGIKKFICASSSSVYGNNTKIPFSESDNVDKPISPYAATKKCGEILGHVYHSLYQIDMIQLRFFTVYGPRQRPDLAIHKFAKLIFEDQEIPFYGDGNTARDYTYIDDIIDGVLKSILYLEKHANIYEIINLGESEVITLSQMLSEIEKNLNKTAHRKFLPLQPGDVKKTNADITKAKNLIGYHPTTNFQNGIKKFMEWFLRK is encoded by the coding sequence ATGACTTATCTTGTAACCGGAGGAAGTGGATTTATTGGTTCCCATCTAGTTGAAAAATTATTAGAAAATGGACATTCTGTCATAAACATTGACAATTTCGATGATTTTTACGATTATAAAATAAAAATTAAAAATTCTCTACATTCCATAAAAAAAAATACTGATTTTAAATTTTCTGATAAACAAAGTGATATTACAAATCTAATTTCCAGCTCTAAATCAGAGTATTACACTTTATATCATACAGACATCAGAGACAAAAAAAATTTAGAAGAAATCTTTGCAAATCATAAAATTGACTTAGTTATCCATTTGGCTGCACTTGCCGGGGTACGCCCATCCATTGAAAGACCTTTAGAATACGAAGAAGTTAACATTCGAGGTACAATAAATCTCTGGGAATTGTGCAATCAGTTTGGAATTAAAAAGTTTATTTGCGCTTCATCATCAAGCGTTTACGGAAACAATACAAAAATACCTTTTTCAGAATCTGACAATGTAGACAAACCCATTTCGCCCTATGCTGCTACCAAAAAATGTGGTGAAATTTTAGGCCACGTTTATCATAGCCTTTATCAGATTGATATGATACAGTTGAGGTTTTTTACTGTTTACGGCCCAAGACAGCGACCTGATTTAGCGATACATAAGTTTGCAAAACTCATTTTTGAGGATCAGGAAATTCCTTTCTACGGGGACGGTAATACAGCCAGAGATTACACTTATATTGATGACATTATTGATGGAGTTTTAAAATCAATTCTATATTTAGAAAAGCACGCAAACATCTATGAAATCATTAATCTTGGTGAAAGCGAAGTCATCACACTCTCTCAAATGCTTTCTGAAATTGAGAAAAACCTTAATAAGACCGCACATAGAAAATTTCTCCCATTACAACCCGGAGATGTAAAAAAAACGAATGCAGATATCACCAAGGCAAAAAATTTAATCGGCTACCATCCAACAACAAACTTCCAAAATGGCATAAAAAAATTTATGGAATGGTTTTTGAGAAAATGA
- a CDS encoding lantibiotic dehydratase family protein: MPRFPYQFFEEYVVRTPLFPHKNFRQKLNADGISDADFKEICSDETFQEAIYLASPDLHWEISQWLHSEKKLSSGQNQRLKNTILKYYTRMSTRCTPFGLFSGVGLGKFHAEPEIPKRSDEHPLICRDTKLDMHFLVSLAKSFEKTPEIAAKLLYFPNNSIYKVGKKIRYVEYEYNAGKRDYIISSAPLSEELEQVLDFTKHGRTISQIADILINDEITKDETVEFVEELIDNQVLVSELEPTVSGIDFLDRIISVLIKIEAKKEADILISIKLKLNHLDVQIGNPVSLYAEIEDLIKSFNADYEQKYLFQTDLYFEDEFTLPVQWKKEIRKALSFLNKITSSHRDTPTEKFKKAFSERFETQEMPLFYVLDTEIGIGYLQDQTAKGIHPYLENLQLPARKNTQNLMIELTPFQKILNEKVQESLIENHFIIELCDEDVKDLEENWNDIPDTISVMAEIAAENGDKKLCIGSVGGSSAANLLGRFCSEKSKVKNLAQQITEKEETLSFDKIRINSSQKDNSEILAEIIHLPEARIGNIIRRPTLRPYEIPYLAQSVVSNKNQIAVEDLFISVKNNRIVLRSKKLNREIKPYLTNAHNYHANSLPVYHFLSDLHSQNSRTGLYFSWGGLSHIHKFLPRIEYKNIILSKAQWNITEKDISALASVINDKGQFLSSLKVWRNKRHIPQWIQWTKSDNTLPMNLENYDMAVLFIQTLKNEQSITIEEFLYNENDDFKKEFIFLMHKDRNSW, encoded by the coding sequence ATGCCCCGGTTCCCTTATCAATTTTTTGAAGAGTATGTCGTTCGTACTCCGCTATTTCCGCATAAAAATTTCAGACAAAAATTAAATGCTGATGGAATTTCAGATGCAGATTTCAAAGAAATTTGCAGTGATGAGACTTTTCAGGAAGCAATTTACCTGGCTTCACCCGATCTGCATTGGGAGATCAGTCAATGGTTGCATTCAGAAAAAAAATTATCCTCAGGTCAAAACCAAAGGCTTAAAAACACAATTTTGAAATACTATACCAGAATGAGTACCCGATGTACTCCTTTCGGATTATTTTCAGGAGTTGGCCTGGGGAAATTTCATGCAGAACCAGAAATCCCAAAAAGATCAGATGAGCACCCATTAATATGTCGGGATACAAAACTAGATATGCACTTCTTGGTTTCTTTAGCAAAAAGTTTTGAAAAAACACCCGAAATTGCAGCAAAGCTTTTATATTTTCCTAATAACAGTATCTATAAAGTAGGCAAAAAAATCCGGTATGTAGAGTATGAATATAATGCTGGGAAAAGAGACTACATTATTTCATCGGCTCCACTGTCTGAAGAGCTAGAGCAAGTTCTGGATTTTACAAAACACGGCAGAACGATTAGTCAGATTGCAGATATTCTTATCAATGATGAAATTACAAAGGATGAGACAGTAGAATTTGTTGAAGAATTGATTGATAATCAGGTTTTGGTCAGTGAGCTGGAGCCTACAGTTTCGGGAATTGATTTTTTAGACAGGATAATTTCTGTTTTAATTAAAATTGAAGCAAAAAAAGAAGCTGATATTTTAATTTCGATAAAACTAAAACTCAATCACTTGGATGTACAGATCGGAAACCCGGTTTCCTTATATGCCGAAATTGAGGATTTGATAAAGTCTTTCAATGCAGATTACGAGCAAAAATACCTTTTTCAGACTGATCTGTATTTTGAAGATGAATTCACTCTGCCCGTTCAGTGGAAAAAAGAAATAAGAAAGGCTTTAAGTTTTCTGAATAAAATCACCTCATCACACAGAGATACTCCAACTGAAAAATTCAAAAAAGCGTTTTCTGAACGGTTTGAAACTCAGGAAATGCCCTTATTCTATGTTTTAGATACAGAAATCGGAATTGGTTATCTACAGGATCAAACTGCTAAAGGAATTCATCCTTATTTAGAAAATCTGCAGCTTCCTGCTCGTAAGAACACGCAAAATCTTATGATTGAATTGACACCTTTTCAGAAAATTCTTAATGAGAAGGTACAGGAATCCCTGATCGAAAATCATTTCATTATCGAATTATGTGATGAAGATGTAAAAGATCTTGAAGAAAACTGGAATGACATTCCCGATACGATATCCGTCATGGCAGAAATAGCTGCCGAAAACGGTGATAAGAAACTATGTATCGGGAGTGTTGGAGGTAGCAGTGCCGCCAATCTCCTGGGAAGATTCTGTTCAGAAAAGTCTAAAGTGAAAAATTTAGCACAACAGATTACAGAAAAGGAAGAGACGCTTTCCTTCGACAAGATCAGGATAAACTCAAGTCAGAAGGACAACAGTGAAATTTTAGCCGAAATTATACATCTGCCCGAAGCAAGGATAGGTAATATCATTAGGAGACCAACATTACGTCCATATGAAATTCCTTATCTGGCACAATCTGTTGTATCAAACAAAAATCAAATTGCTGTTGAAGACTTATTTATTTCAGTAAAAAATAACCGAATTGTGCTACGTTCTAAAAAATTGAACAGAGAGATCAAACCTTATCTAACCAACGCCCATAATTACCACGCTAACTCATTGCCTGTCTATCACTTTCTGTCTGATCTGCACTCACAAAATTCACGTACCGGATTGTATTTCAGTTGGGGAGGCCTAAGTCATATTCACAAATTTCTCCCGAGGATAGAATATAAAAACATCATTTTATCTAAAGCCCAATGGAATATTACAGAAAAAGATATTTCAGCATTAGCATCAGTAATCAACGATAAAGGCCAATTTTTATCTTCTTTAAAAGTCTGGCGAAATAAAAGACACATTCCACAGTGGATACAGTGGACAAAATCTGACAATACCCTACCGATGAATCTTGAAAACTATGACATGGCTGTACTCTTTATACAAACGCTTAAAAATGAACAATCAATTACGATTGAAGAGTTTTTATACAATGAAAATGATGATTTCAAAAAAGAATTCATCTTCTTAATGCATAAAGATAGAAACTCATGGTAA
- a CDS encoding bacteriocin-like protein, translating into MKNLKKLNKDQLKSITGAGGIKGLPEPDFCMYYCNGVVICATCSEDFKCPDDSM; encoded by the coding sequence ATGAAAAATCTAAAAAAACTAAACAAAGATCAGTTAAAATCTATTACCGGAGCAGGTGGAATCAAAGGTTTACCAGAACCAGATTTCTGTATGTATTATTGCAACGGCGTTGTAATATGTGCAACCTGTAGCGAAGATTTTAAATGTCCGGATGATTCGATGTAA
- a CDS encoding DUF2795 domain-containing protein — protein sequence MYWTLELASYLSDAPWPMTKAELIDYAIRTGAPMEVVENLQAIEDEGEVYDAIDEIWSDYPTDEDYLWNEDEY from the coding sequence ATGTACTGGACATTAGAATTAGCTTCATACCTAAGTGACGCACCTTGGCCAATGACGAAGGCAGAACTTATCGACTATGCAATCAGAACTGGTGCACCGATGGAAGTTGTAGAAAACCTTCAGGCGATTGAGGATGAAGGAGAAGTTTACGATGCTATTGATGAGATCTGGAGCGATTATCCTACAGACGAAGATTATCTTTGGAACGAAGACGAATATTAA
- a CDS encoding PA0069 family radical SAM protein, which translates to MQNENIIKGQGAQRNVTNRFDRFTFEPEDEDFETVKTSFTEVFPKSIVNQVKSEDLPMQYSMNPYQGCEHGCSYCFARPTHEYWGYSAGIDFERKIMVKKNAPELLEKFFKKRGYKPEPILLSGNTDCYQPAERQFEITRQLLQVCLDYRHPVNILTKNAMVLRDLDILQPMAEQNLVSVSLSIPTINEDLRRKMEPRTSSSKNKLKAVEILSENKIPVHIMVAPVIPGLNSDEPLAILKSISDAGALSFGYTLVRLNDTVEPVFVKWIESSFPDRAQKVLNLIKSMRGGKLGEKRYFERQKGEGNIAEMIHNTFKIGKKKYFEGKEFPMLSVQNFTGTREQQLRLF; encoded by the coding sequence ATGCAAAACGAAAATATCATAAAAGGTCAGGGAGCTCAGCGAAATGTTACCAACCGTTTCGACAGATTTACCTTTGAGCCTGAAGATGAAGATTTCGAAACGGTAAAAACGTCTTTTACAGAAGTTTTCCCTAAAAGTATTGTCAATCAGGTGAAAAGCGAAGATTTACCGATGCAATATTCTATGAACCCTTATCAGGGCTGTGAACATGGATGTTCTTATTGTTTTGCCAGACCCACCCACGAATATTGGGGATACAGCGCAGGAATTGATTTTGAAAGAAAAATCATGGTCAAAAAAAATGCTCCGGAATTGCTGGAGAAATTTTTCAAAAAAAGAGGTTATAAACCGGAGCCAATTCTACTTTCCGGCAATACCGACTGCTATCAGCCGGCCGAAAGACAGTTTGAAATTACCAGACAGTTGCTGCAGGTCTGTCTTGATTACAGACATCCTGTCAATATTCTGACAAAAAATGCAATGGTTTTAAGAGATCTCGATATTTTACAACCAATGGCAGAGCAGAATTTGGTTTCCGTTTCGTTAAGTATTCCGACTATTAATGAAGATCTGCGTAGAAAGATGGAGCCCCGTACAAGCTCTTCCAAGAATAAACTGAAAGCAGTAGAAATTCTCTCTGAAAATAAAATTCCTGTCCATATAATGGTTGCACCGGTAATTCCGGGATTAAACAGTGACGAACCTTTGGCAATTTTAAAATCAATTTCAGATGCAGGGGCTTTAAGTTTCGGTTATACTTTGGTGAGGCTCAATGATACGGTAGAGCCGGTTTTTGTGAAATGGATTGAATCTAGTTTCCCGGACAGGGCACAAAAAGTTTTAAACCTGATTAAATCAATGCGTGGCGGAAAATTAGGCGAAAAAAGGTATTTTGAAAGACAAAAAGGTGAAGGAAATATTGCAGAAATGATTCATAATACTTTTAAAATAGGGAAGAAGAAATATTTTGAGGGTAAAGAATTTCCTATGCTTTCAGTTCAGAATTTTACGGGAACGAGAGAACAGCAGCTTCGGTTGTTCTAA
- a CDS encoding thiopeptide-type bacteriocin biosynthesis protein, which yields MVRKFIPGTEWLYLKIYTGIKTSDLILEDLIKPSAEYFQKNNYISKWFFIRYHDPKPHLRIRFCLSNTEYYNNVLREIHNNLQEFIQSGEISSLIIDTYSREIERYGQSTIEEAETLFYKNSDFTLQCLQYADEEKILFTIFYIDQTLDQLNLSDQQKLNWIEGFNHLFKEEFNADKKLNSQLDKKYREFKPKLMSFIQKDAFSDERQAIASHVEENASVLKSIIQFSENGLLEIYLQSFFQSIFHMNINRLFVSNQRLFEMIIYDYMQRYYKMKCHINSSQAYN from the coding sequence ATGGTAAGAAAATTTATTCCCGGAACAGAATGGCTGTATTTGAAAATCTATACCGGCATCAAAACTTCAGATCTGATATTAGAAGACCTGATAAAACCTTCAGCAGAATATTTTCAGAAAAATAATTACATCTCAAAATGGTTTTTTATACGTTATCATGATCCGAAACCTCATTTGCGGATCAGATTTTGTTTAAGCAATACTGAATATTACAATAATGTCTTGCGCGAAATCCATAATAACCTTCAGGAATTTATACAAAGCGGAGAAATTTCATCTCTAATCATTGACACCTACAGCAGAGAAATTGAGCGATACGGACAAAGCACAATCGAAGAAGCAGAAACGTTATTTTATAAAAACAGTGATTTCACTCTGCAGTGTCTGCAATATGCTGACGAAGAAAAAATCTTATTTACTATATTTTATATCGATCAGACATTAGATCAGCTCAATCTTTCGGATCAGCAAAAGCTAAATTGGATTGAAGGCTTTAATCATTTATTCAAAGAAGAATTTAATGCTGATAAAAAGCTCAACAGTCAGTTGGATAAGAAATACCGAGAATTTAAGCCAAAACTGATGAGCTTTATTCAAAAAGATGCGTTTTCAGACGAAAGACAAGCCATCGCTTCTCATGTTGAAGAAAATGCGTCGGTCCTGAAAAGTATTATTCAATTTAGTGAAAATGGTTTATTAGAAATTTATCTACAAAGCTTTTTCCAAAGCATATTCCACATGAATATCAACCGTCTTTTTGTTTCCAATCAACGATTATTCGAAATGATTATTTACGATTACATGCAGAGATATTATAAGATGAAGTGCCATATAAATTCAAGCCAAGCTTACAATTAG
- the secA gene encoding preprotein translocase subunit SecA, giving the protein MSFLNKVLKGFLGDKKAQDLKEVKKVVTKIKAIEPSIEQLSDDGLREKTAEFKDKIKTATNTITTQIEEIKEQIKNSKNVDEKEALFSKIETLKKESYEIEEKVLLQVLPEAFALIKETSRRWAQNGEIRVTATDWDKELAATKDFVEIQGDQAVWKNSWNAAGTPILWDMVHYDTQFIGGVILHSGKIAEMATGEGKTLVGTLPIYLNALPGRGVHVVTVNDYLAKRDSAWMGPLYQFHGLSIDCIDNHQPNSDGRRKAYNSDITYGTNNEFGFDYLRDNMVASPTELVQRELNFAIVDEVDSVLVDDARTPLIISGPVPQGDRQEFDVLKPSIDRIVEVQKKTVSAIFNEAKKLIAAGNTKEGGFKLLQAYRGLPKNRQLIKFLSESGNRALLQKTEAQYMADNNRDMPIVDKDLYFVIEEKNNQVDLTDKGVEYMSQGNSDNNFFVLPDIGTEIAEVEAKNLSKEEEFEAKEKLFSEFAEKSERVHTMSQLLKAYTLFEKDDEYVVIDGEVKIVDEQTGRIMEGRRYSDGLHQAIEAKESVKIEAATQTFATVTLQNYFRMYNKLAGMTGTAETEAGELWQIYKLDVVVIPTNRPIQRNDKQDLVFKTNREKYNAVIEEIENLTSAGRPVLVGTTSVEISQLLSKALQLRKIQHQVLNAKLHKKEAEIVAGAGQPGVVTIATNMAGRGTDIKLSKEVKESGGLAIIGTERHDSRRVDRQLRGRAGRQGDPGSSQFYVSLEDNLMRLFGSERIAKMMDRMGHKDGEVIQHSMISKSIERAQKKVEENNFGTRKRLLEYDDVMNKQRDVIYKRRKNALFGDHLKYDITNMIFDVSNSIVAKGKATGNFKDFEFEVIKNFTMESPVSENDFKSKQIPELTDLLFKAAQADYDMKLNLLKEKSFPIIENVYQNQGSMFKMIQVPFTDGVKTLTIVTDLKEAHDTNCDSLINDFEKNITLSIIDENWKLHLREMDDLRKSSQGAVYEQKDPLVIYKQESFHLFSEMVDKMNKEIISFLYRGEIPA; this is encoded by the coding sequence ATGAGTTTTTTAAATAAAGTTCTTAAAGGGTTTTTGGGAGATAAAAAAGCGCAGGACCTAAAAGAAGTAAAAAAAGTTGTAACAAAAATTAAAGCGATTGAGCCGAGCATTGAGCAATTGTCTGATGACGGTTTGAGAGAAAAGACCGCTGAATTTAAAGATAAAATAAAAACAGCAACCAACACGATTACAACTCAAATAGAAGAAATTAAAGAGCAGATCAAAAACTCAAAAAATGTTGATGAAAAAGAAGCTCTTTTCTCTAAAATAGAAACTTTGAAAAAAGAATCTTATGAGATTGAAGAAAAAGTTCTTTTACAGGTACTTCCGGAAGCTTTTGCGTTGATCAAAGAAACATCCAGAAGATGGGCTCAGAACGGAGAAATTCGCGTAACGGCTACAGATTGGGACAAAGAACTTGCTGCAACTAAAGATTTCGTTGAAATTCAGGGGGATCAAGCAGTCTGGAAAAACTCATGGAATGCAGCCGGAACCCCAATCTTATGGGATATGGTGCATTACGACACTCAATTTATCGGCGGGGTGATTCTTCACAGTGGTAAAATTGCCGAAATGGCAACCGGTGAAGGTAAAACTTTGGTTGGTACACTTCCTATTTATCTGAATGCACTTCCCGGAAGAGGTGTTCACGTAGTAACCGTGAATGACTATTTGGCAAAAAGAGACTCCGCGTGGATGGGACCATTATACCAATTCCATGGATTATCAATCGACTGTATTGATAACCATCAACCCAACTCAGACGGACGAAGAAAAGCATACAATTCAGATATTACATACGGAACCAATAATGAATTTGGTTTCGATTATCTGAGAGACAATATGGTGGCTTCACCTACCGAACTGGTACAAAGAGAATTAAACTTTGCCATTGTGGATGAGGTTGACTCTGTATTGGTAGATGACGCAAGAACACCTTTGATCATTTCTGGTCCGGTTCCTCAAGGAGACAGACAGGAATTTGATGTTCTTAAACCATCTATCGACAGAATTGTTGAGGTTCAGAAAAAAACAGTTTCTGCAATTTTTAATGAAGCTAAAAAATTAATTGCTGCAGGTAACACGAAAGAAGGAGGATTCAAATTACTTCAGGCTTACAGAGGTTTGCCCAAAAACAGACAATTGATTAAATTCTTATCCGAAAGCGGAAACCGTGCATTGCTTCAGAAGACTGAAGCTCAATACATGGCTGATAACAACCGTGATATGCCAATTGTTGATAAAGATCTTTATTTCGTTATCGAAGAGAAAAACAACCAGGTAGATCTTACGGATAAGGGCGTTGAATACATGTCTCAAGGAAATTCAGACAACAATTTCTTTGTTCTTCCGGATATCGGAACAGAAATCGCAGAAGTAGAAGCTAAAAATTTATCTAAAGAAGAGGAATTTGAAGCTAAAGAAAAACTGTTTTCCGAATTTGCAGAAAAATCTGAGCGTGTTCACACGATGAGTCAATTATTGAAAGCATATACGTTGTTTGAAAAAGATGACGAATATGTCGTGATTGACGGTGAAGTGAAAATCGTTGATGAGCAAACCGGTCGTATCATGGAAGGAAGACGTTATTCAGACGGTCTTCACCAGGCGATTGAAGCGAAAGAAAGCGTAAAAATCGAAGCAGCAACTCAAACTTTTGCAACGGTAACCCTTCAAAACTATTTCCGTATGTACAACAAACTTGCGGGAATGACGGGTACAGCAGAAACGGAAGCCGGTGAACTTTGGCAGATTTATAAGCTGGACGTTGTGGTAATTCCTACCAACCGTCCGATCCAAAGAAATGACAAGCAGGATTTGGTTTTCAAAACCAACAGAGAAAAATATAACGCGGTAATTGAAGAAATCGAGAACCTAACATCAGCAGGAAGACCTGTTTTAGTAGGTACTACGTCAGTTGAGATTTCACAATTGCTTTCAAAGGCACTTCAATTAAGAAAAATTCAGCACCAGGTGTTGAATGCTAAGCTTCACAAGAAAGAAGCAGAAATTGTTGCGGGAGCAGGTCAGCCGGGAGTTGTGACGATTGCAACCAACATGGCTGGTCGTGGTACCGATATCAAGCTTTCCAAAGAAGTAAAGGAATCTGGAGGTTTAGCGATCATCGGAACAGAAAGACACGATTCAAGACGTGTTGACAGACAGTTAAGAGGTAGAGCAGGACGTCAGGGAGATCCTGGAAGTTCTCAGTTTTATGTTTCTTTGGAAGACAACTTAATGCGTTTATTCGGTTCTGAAAGAATTGCTAAAATGATGGACAGAATGGGTCATAAAGATGGTGAGGTTATTCAGCATTCTATGATTTCTAAATCTATCGAAAGAGCTCAGAAAAAAGTGGAAGAAAACAACTTCGGAACAAGAAAAAGACTTCTTGAGTACGATGATGTAATGAATAAGCAACGTGACGTAATCTATAAGAGAAGAAAGAACGCTTTATTCGGAGATCACTTGAAGTACGATATTACCAACATGATTTTTGACGTTTCAAATTCTATTGTAGCAAAAGGAAAAGCAACCGGAAACTTTAAAGATTTTGAATTTGAAGTGATTAAAAACTTCACGATGGAATCTCCTGTTTCTGAAAACGATTTTAAATCTAAACAGATTCCTGAACTGACAGATCTTCTTTTTAAAGCAGCTCAGGCTGACTACGATATGAAGCTGAATCTTCTGAAAGAAAAATCATTCCCTATTATTGAGAATGTGTATCAGAACCAGGGTTCAATGTTTAAAATGATTCAGGTTCCTTTCACAGACGGAGTGAAAACTTTAACGATTGTTACAGATTTGAAAGAAGCTCACGACACCAATTGTGACAGCTTAATCAATGATTTCGAAAAGAACATCACTTTATCAATCATCGATGAAAACTGGAAACTACACCTTCGTGAAATGGATGATTTGAGAAAATCTTCCCAGGGAGCGGTGTACGAGCAAAAAGATCCATTAGTAATCTACAAGCAGGAATCTTTCCATTTGTTCAGCGAAATGGTTGACAAAATGAATAAAGAAATAATTTCATTCTTATACAGAGGAGAAATTCCAGCATAA